CTGGAACGTCCTCGCAAGGTCGTGGTTCTCCATTGCGTCCACGAAGAAGAACGTGATCTTCCCGGCATAGTCTCTCGCCAGCCCCTGCGATACGGGCTTCTGCTGCTGGCAGTAGTGGCAGGATGCCGTCTCGAACTCGATGAATACGGGCCCTCTGGCAAGCGCACTGTCGATGTCGCTCATGGATACTTTCGCCTGCGTCACGGGCTGCTGCATCTGCTGCGCGATGCAGTGCGTGCCGCCCAGCGCGGCCGCACAGGCTATGAAAGCCACGATGGCCATTATTAATATTCTATTCGCTGTCATCATGCGGATTTTGGCTGTCGGTTTAAAATCTCTTTGTACAAGAAAATAAGGTAATTGGTCGTTATAACGGCTGATTTTTGTTTTAAAGCCATGTATTGAAGCTGTTATTTAAATTAAGCTTTAAATAATCCGGCATATGCCATTTAAGCCTCTGAAATACCTCTATAATGGCCTGGTCGTCACCACATGTTTAAAATATCGCGAAAATCCCTGAGAGGCGGGAACTCGAGCACTTCGTCGCCGGCCGTGATGATGGGCTTGAAACTGCCGATATCACTTTCCCGGATGAATGGCGACATGAAGTCCCACGAGTCCATGCCGTTGATCGTAGTGCCGGCGCACAGCGGGTTGAATGCGGGAAGCACCAGGACGTCCTTGCCGTTCCAGACCTTTTCGCCGTACAGGAAGCACGGCTCTTTCTTTAGCTCGATGTCCAGGGTAGGGTGGTCATGGCCGATTACGATGAGCTTTACGTCGTTTTCTTTAGCCTTTTTCGGAATGCCGTCGCCGTGCGTGAACAGGACGCCCTCTTTAAAGTAAAAGTCCGAGGAGGCGACGTCCGTGCCTTCGAGCGCCGTATCCACCATCTTATCGTGGGAGCCGGTGAGGACGACGACCTCGTCGACTGATGAGAAAAGTTCGAGGGTGATACGGTCGAAGGATTTTTTCGTGTTGCGCCGGAGGCGCCCGAACTCGTGGAGCACGTCGCCGTCCAGCACGAGCGTCTTCGGCTCGAACTTTTTGATAACGTCCCTGAAGCGCTCCAGCAGCTCGCGCTCCTCTTCCAGGGGCATGGCAAAGCCCTCCGCCTGAATGGCATCCTCAATGCCGATATGAACGTCGGCACAGGCGCAGGTGCCGATATCGGGGAAATAGGCGGC
This genomic window from Methanocella sp. contains:
- a CDS encoding thioredoxin family protein, translating into MMTANRILIMAIVAFIACAAALGGTHCIAQQMQQPVTQAKVSMSDIDSALARGPVFIEFETASCHYCQQQKPVSQGLARDYAGKITFFFVDAMENHDLARTFQVNGVPQMDIVVSKSDSKYTYIDQNGGTSDSITASRFVGYTEKDRLKPALDAALQKRT
- a CDS encoding metallophosphoesterase codes for the protein MKVDYYRNAAYFPDIGTCACADVHIGIEDAIQAEGFAMPLEEERELLERFRDVIKKFEPKTLVLDGDVLHEFGRLRRNTKKSFDRITLELFSSVDEVVVLTGSHDKMVDTALEGTDVASSDFYFKEGVLFTHGDGIPKKAKENDVKLIVIGHDHPTLDIELKKEPCFLYGEKVWNGKDVLVLPAFNPLCAGTTINGMDSWDFMSPFIRESDIGSFKPIITAGDEVLEFPPLRDFRDILNMW